In Tachypleus tridentatus isolate NWPU-2018 chromosome 7, ASM421037v1, whole genome shotgun sequence, a genomic segment contains:
- the LOC143255436 gene encoding uncharacterized protein LOC143255436 isoform X3 produces the protein MDKEIQSEAPSYPQGFFMFHHSETFLHFTDHRYRNPVSSTASQQTYHFATGEGADSNPAVSTFI, from the exons ATGGACAAAGAGATTCAGAG TGAAGCACCAAGTTACCCACAAGGTTTTTTTATGTTCCACCATTCAGAGACTTTTTTGCATTTTACtgatcacaggtatcgaaacccagtatcTAGCACTgcaagtcagcagacataccactttgcTACTGGGGAAGGGGC TGACAGCAACCCAGCTGTGAGTACCTTCATCTGA
- the LOC143255436 gene encoding uncharacterized protein LOC143255436 isoform X1 produces the protein MQMEISFTDLARLESECQQLRNEVLHYKMKHQVTHKVFLCSTIQRLFCILLITGIETQYLALQVSRHTTLLLGKGLTATQL, from the exons ATGCAGATGGAAATATCATTCACAGACTTAGCTAGACTTGAATCTGAATGCCAACAGTTGCGGAATGAAGTCCTCCACTATAAAA TGAAGCACCAAGTTACCCACAAGGTTTTTTTATGTTCCACCATTCAGAGACTTTTTTGCATTTTACtgatcacaggtatcgaaacccagtatcTAGCACTgcaagtcagcagacataccactttgcTACTGGGGAAGGGGC TGACAGCAACCCAGCTGTGA
- the LOC143255436 gene encoding uncharacterized protein LOC143255436 isoform X4, which translates to MQMEISFTDLARLESECQQLRNEVLHYKSIETQYLALQVSRHTTLLLGKGLTATQL; encoded by the exons ATGCAGATGGAAATATCATTCACAGACTTAGCTAGACTTGAATCTGAATGCCAACAGTTGCGGAATGAAGTCCTCCACTATAAAA gtatcgaaacccagtatcTAGCACTgcaagtcagcagacataccactttgcTACTGGGGAAGGGGC TGACAGCAACCCAGCTGTGA
- the LOC143255436 gene encoding uncharacterized protein LOC143255436 isoform X2 codes for MRVTCHPIWREAPSYPQGFFMFHHSETFLHFTDHRYRNPVSSTASQQTYHFATGEGADSNPAVSTFI; via the exons ATGCGGGTCACTTGCCACCCAATATGGCG TGAAGCACCAAGTTACCCACAAGGTTTTTTTATGTTCCACCATTCAGAGACTTTTTTGCATTTTACtgatcacaggtatcgaaacccagtatcTAGCACTgcaagtcagcagacataccactttgcTACTGGGGAAGGGGC TGACAGCAACCCAGCTGTGAGTACCTTCATCTGA